Within the Flavobacteriales bacterium genome, the region TCAACCTTGTGTTCGAATCTTATATAACAAGCAGTATATCATACTGAAAACTGTTAATTTTTACACTTTTCCGAATTATTTCTTTCCTAAAAGAGAAATCAAAATTCGTTACTTTCATTGCATGAATTGGGTTGTATATATATTGGAATGTTCCGACGGATCCTATTACACCGGGATCACAAACAATTTAGCCCACAGAACAACCCAACATAACCTCGGTAAAGGAGCAAAATACACAAGAGGGAGAACGCCTGTAGTTGTTA harbors:
- a CDS encoding GIY-YIG nuclease family protein, whose product is MNWVVYILECSDGSYYTGITNNLAHRTTQHNLGKGAKYTRGRTPVVVKAQWPVSDKSAAIREEIRIKKLSRSAKSFLISDYKNRNSN